The following are encoded in a window of Haloprofundus salilacus genomic DNA:
- a CDS encoding ThuA domain-containing protein translates to MTIRVTVWNENVHERKEPDVADRYPEGIHGAVADALNADKYNVRTATLQQPDHGLPESVLNQTDVLVWWSHCANDEVDDDVADRVVKRVHDGMGFIPLHSGKNSKPFKRLMGTTCRIKYRHGGETERIWVSDPGHQIADGLDEYFEIPSTEMYGEPFDIPEPDRTVFISWFEGGEVFRSGVCYRRGRGSIFAFRPGHEEYPIFYQKEVRKVIRNAVDWAAPKEGATVRWGEVDSINQLEEQ, encoded by the coding sequence ATGACGATTAGAGTTACTGTCTGGAACGAAAACGTCCACGAACGGAAGGAGCCAGACGTCGCAGACCGATATCCTGAAGGTATCCACGGGGCAGTCGCTGACGCGCTCAACGCAGACAAGTACAACGTTCGAACTGCCACACTACAACAACCGGACCACGGCCTTCCCGAATCCGTCCTCAACCAGACCGACGTCCTCGTCTGGTGGTCTCACTGTGCGAACGACGAGGTAGACGATGACGTTGCAGACCGTGTCGTCAAGCGCGTTCACGATGGGATGGGGTTCATTCCGCTCCACTCGGGGAAGAACTCGAAGCCGTTCAAACGGCTCATGGGAACGACTTGCCGAATCAAGTATCGACACGGAGGGGAGACCGAGCGGATTTGGGTGAGCGACCCAGGCCACCAGATTGCCGACGGTCTGGACGAGTACTTCGAGATACCGTCGACCGAAATGTATGGCGAACCTTTCGATATCCCAGAGCCCGACCGTACAGTGTTCATCTCGTGGTTCGAAGGGGGTGAGGTGTTCCGTTCGGGTGTCTGTTATCGCCGTGGACGAGGGAGCATTTTCGCATTTCGGCCGGGTCACGAAGAGTATCCGATTTTCTATCAGAAGGAGGTTCGAAAGGTTATCCGCAACGCAGTCGACTGGGCCGCACCAAAAGAAGGAGCGACTGTTCGGTGGGGAGAAGTCGACAGCATCAACCAACTCGAAGAGCAGTAA
- a CDS encoding IclR family transcriptional regulator yields MPPQTGSTPGRRIRSVKIAFNIIELLQNENDIGVTKLANELGHSKSTIHSHLRTLEELEILVREGNSYRLSLQILDMANHVRDQAGNYEVIQKEVEALVEETGEIAHFGIEEYGRISYLCKATGEQAVETASRVGTSQPIYSTSLGKSILAYLPDSQRDSIIDTIEFAPKTSKTITSREGLYAELDQITDQGYALDNEENIRGLRCVAAPVRNGSKVLGAISVSGPSSRFTDERLHGELSDYVLRAANVIELNTKFS; encoded by the coding sequence ATGCCACCCCAAACGGGAAGCACGCCCGGTCGAAGGATTCGGTCTGTGAAGATAGCCTTCAACATAATCGAACTCCTCCAGAACGAGAACGATATCGGCGTAACCAAATTGGCGAATGAACTCGGCCACTCGAAGAGCACAATACACAGCCACCTGCGAACGCTCGAAGAGCTTGAAATCTTGGTTCGCGAAGGCAACAGCTACCGACTCAGCCTCCAGATCCTGGATATGGCGAATCACGTCCGTGATCAAGCAGGTAACTACGAAGTGATCCAAAAAGAGGTAGAGGCGCTAGTAGAAGAGACTGGTGAGATCGCTCATTTCGGAATTGAGGAGTACGGTCGAATATCGTACCTCTGCAAAGCAACGGGTGAGCAAGCAGTCGAGACCGCTTCGCGTGTTGGGACTAGCCAGCCGATCTATTCGACTTCGCTCGGCAAATCGATACTAGCGTATCTTCCAGACAGCCAACGAGATTCGATCATCGACACAATAGAGTTCGCCCCGAAAACGTCCAAGACGATCACGTCTCGAGAGGGGCTTTACGCAGAACTCGATCAGATCACCGACCAGGGCTACGCATTGGACAACGAGGAAAACATCAGAGGTCTGCGCTGTGTGGCCGCTCCAGTCAGAAATGGGTCGAAAGTGCTCGGCGCGATAAGCGTCTCTGGGCCCTCAAGTCGGTTCACTGACGAACGCTTACACGGAGAACTCTCCGATTATGTTCTCCGAGCAGCGAATGTGATTGAGCTCAATACAAAATTCTCGTAA
- a CDS encoding mandelate racemase/muconate lactonizing enzyme family protein: MEIADIRGYALSSPITPPQNRSFFGGTRSLHKRDVVLVVIETRDGERGVATAGASSSAMREYFEGDSQGTFADLVNGPVADALEGVTLTHITDAHDLIAGTGLPHHLQNEAISAIDVALHDIRGKELGAPIYELLGDSDQTDPTTEIPLYASAGMYMKPSGYAEQAAIIEKLGFMGYKYRPGIGPTGDRRTVDLLSEVLDETEFMLDVHTWWKVRDSYDRETVRDLVSYAAERGAYWIEEPVEPDDHQGYRELAETRAPLAGGESEESAAGLVELGRTEAVAFLQGDVRHHQGYTGCWDAVEYCHGRNVEFVPHNFGTWVGLLANAHLVAAAPDVGLLEYPVFESDPLLDVEQDPGMYPFDLAFDIMKGQPSVSDGVLTVPDGPGLGLEVDLDIVEEYPFVDGPWTEFRYDEEKNSTDSHL, encoded by the coding sequence ATGGAGATTGCTGATATCCGCGGCTATGCACTTTCGTCACCAATAACACCGCCACAGAACCGCTCATTCTTTGGTGGCACTCGATCGCTCCACAAGCGAGACGTGGTTCTCGTCGTAATCGAAACACGAGATGGAGAACGAGGAGTTGCAACGGCTGGTGCGAGTAGCTCTGCGATGCGTGAGTACTTCGAAGGCGACTCCCAAGGAACGTTCGCCGACCTCGTCAATGGACCCGTAGCCGACGCTTTGGAGGGAGTAACGCTCACTCACATCACAGATGCACACGACTTGATTGCCGGTACTGGGCTCCCACATCACCTTCAGAACGAAGCGATCTCGGCAATTGACGTCGCATTGCACGATATCCGAGGGAAAGAGTTGGGTGCACCTATCTACGAACTACTCGGCGATTCCGACCAGACTGATCCGACAACCGAGATCCCGCTGTACGCGAGTGCTGGGATGTATATGAAGCCAAGCGGGTACGCAGAACAGGCGGCAATCATCGAAAAACTCGGATTTATGGGTTACAAATACCGCCCAGGCATCGGTCCTACGGGTGACCGTCGGACCGTCGATCTCTTGTCGGAAGTCCTTGACGAGACGGAGTTCATGCTTGATGTACATACGTGGTGGAAAGTACGCGATTCTTACGATCGAGAGACCGTCCGCGATTTAGTCTCGTACGCAGCAGAACGCGGTGCCTACTGGATCGAAGAGCCGGTCGAACCGGACGACCATCAGGGGTACAGGGAACTCGCAGAGACGAGGGCTCCGCTCGCTGGTGGCGAGAGCGAGGAGTCTGCAGCAGGGCTTGTCGAACTGGGTCGGACCGAAGCTGTCGCGTTTCTGCAGGGCGACGTTCGACACCACCAAGGGTACACGGGCTGTTGGGATGCGGTTGAGTACTGTCACGGACGAAATGTCGAGTTCGTTCCCCACAACTTCGGTACTTGGGTTGGACTCTTGGCGAACGCTCACCTTGTTGCTGCTGCACCAGACGTTGGCTTACTTGAGTACCCCGTGTTCGAGAGCGATCCACTTCTCGACGTGGAGCAGGACCCCGGGATGTACCCGTTCGATTTGGCCTTCGACATTATGAAGGGGCAACCATCGGTCTCCGACGGTGTACTGACAGTCCCCGACGGACCAGGACTGGGTCTTGAAGTCGATCTGGACATCGTAGAGGAGTACCCCTTCGTCGACGGCCCTTGGACCGAGTTTCGGTATGATGAAGAGAAGAACTCCACTGATTCCCATCTTTGA
- a CDS encoding dihydrodipicolinate synthase family protein yields MPLAVNEVKECLRGVAAGLLTPFDENGEIEYWKIEENAQSLYDSGLRSFLAAANISEYHSLTQNERVEVTEASLDGLPSDACVLAGVGGSTEGAQELIRAYDRLGVDGHMIMPPDHTYVHEQGLLDYFDDLASITETPFVPYIRAFEPSVSFLADLTQIENVVGIKYAIKDPVKLGAAVSRGSDDVVWVNGLAEPYAVSFWGEGIEGFSAGVSNFRPEVGLELFDALTEGDWERARELRNICLPYQNFRDRTGQDNTLKGAISVPAVKKGLELAGFHGGDVREPIRSLSPEDEAVAEEIYFQLSDDIDRLIS; encoded by the coding sequence ATGCCGCTAGCAGTGAATGAGGTTAAGGAGTGTCTGCGGGGTGTCGCCGCCGGTCTCCTTACACCGTTTGACGAAAACGGAGAGATTGAATACTGGAAGATTGAAGAGAATGCGCAGTCGCTCTATGACAGCGGCTTACGTTCCTTTCTTGCCGCCGCCAATATCAGTGAGTACCACTCGCTCACACAGAACGAACGTGTCGAGGTGACTGAGGCGAGTCTCGATGGCCTTCCTTCGGACGCCTGCGTTCTTGCAGGCGTTGGAGGGAGTACGGAAGGAGCACAGGAACTGATCCGAGCGTACGACCGTCTCGGTGTCGACGGTCACATGATCATGCCGCCCGACCACACGTACGTACATGAACAGGGACTACTGGATTATTTCGATGATTTGGCGTCGATAACTGAGACCCCGTTTGTTCCCTACATTCGAGCATTTGAACCATCGGTCAGTTTCTTGGCCGACCTCACACAGATCGAGAACGTCGTCGGAATCAAATACGCGATCAAGGACCCTGTAAAACTCGGTGCCGCTGTATCTAGAGGTTCCGACGACGTCGTCTGGGTCAACGGACTCGCGGAACCGTACGCGGTTAGTTTCTGGGGAGAAGGCATCGAAGGGTTCTCGGCTGGTGTCAGTAACTTCCGGCCCGAGGTTGGACTCGAGTTGTTCGATGCACTTACCGAGGGAGACTGGGAGCGGGCTCGAGAACTTCGGAACATCTGCCTCCCGTATCAGAACTTCCGTGACCGGACCGGCCAAGATAACACCCTCAAAGGTGCGATCAGCGTCCCGGCCGTCAAGAAGGGACTCGAACTTGCCGGGTTTCACGGAGGAGACGTTCGAGAGCCAATACGCTCCCTCTCGCCCGAGGATGAGGCTGTGGCCGAAGAGATTTATTTCCAGTTGAGCGATGATATTGATCGTCTCATTAGCTGA
- a CDS encoding mandelate racemase/muconate lactonizing enzyme family protein: MKIDDVEVIPISSTRPKGEGIGDARGFGRTRATTLLRVETDTEAVGWGEAFAPGRIVKATFEELFRDVVIGMDPFDVESLADNSYTDPYHFAGNVFSQSVVSAVDVACWDIIGKTVGRPVHRLLGGEECRTLTPYASTMYFTETNQPIENSIQAAVDEGFTAAKIKIGTGLDEDIERVRVAREGLGDDATLMVDMNGNYRPRQAIKTAKAIEQYDITWIEEPVPPENESGYREVKRHVDTPIAAGEAHYGRFAFKRLIDDRTVDIVQPNLGRCGGFSEARLIADMATTENVAVRPHIWNSAVGLAAAVQFAASVSRYPHARNVPEPMMVEFDRSENPLRTDILETPFDPSGGVLDVPQKPGLGIEVDEAAVERYRVD; encoded by the coding sequence ATGAAAATAGACGACGTAGAAGTGATTCCGATCAGTTCGACGCGCCCCAAAGGAGAAGGAATCGGTGATGCACGCGGGTTCGGTCGAACGCGTGCGACGACACTGTTGCGGGTTGAAACCGATACAGAGGCAGTTGGATGGGGCGAAGCGTTCGCACCCGGTCGCATCGTCAAGGCGACGTTCGAGGAACTCTTTCGAGACGTAGTTATCGGGATGGACCCCTTTGACGTTGAGTCACTCGCCGATAACTCGTACACCGACCCGTATCACTTTGCGGGCAACGTGTTCAGTCAGAGCGTGGTCAGCGCAGTCGACGTCGCCTGCTGGGATATCATCGGCAAGACGGTTGGTCGACCCGTTCATCGGCTTCTTGGCGGCGAAGAGTGCCGGACGCTCACTCCCTACGCGTCAACGATGTACTTCACGGAGACCAATCAACCAATTGAAAATTCGATTCAAGCTGCCGTCGACGAGGGATTCACCGCGGCGAAAATCAAGATCGGAACTGGACTCGACGAGGATATCGAGCGCGTGAGAGTTGCACGAGAAGGTCTCGGCGACGATGCGACACTCATGGTCGATATGAACGGTAACTACCGTCCTCGACAGGCGATTAAGACGGCCAAGGCGATAGAACAGTACGATATTACGTGGATCGAAGAACCGGTCCCCCCAGAAAACGAATCCGGATACCGTGAAGTCAAACGTCACGTTGACACGCCAATCGCCGCGGGAGAGGCTCACTACGGCCGGTTCGCGTTCAAACGTCTCATCGACGACCGCACCGTCGATATCGTCCAACCAAATCTCGGTCGGTGCGGTGGGTTCTCCGAAGCACGGCTTATCGCCGACATGGCGACAACCGAGAATGTTGCTGTTCGACCCCATATCTGGAACAGTGCAGTCGGGTTGGCTGCCGCTGTACAGTTCGCTGCAAGCGTCTCTCGCTATCCACACGCTCGAAACGTCCCGGAGCCAATGATGGTCGAGTTCGACCGAAGCGAGAACCCACTTCGGACCGACATTCTCGAAACGCCGTTCGACCCGTCTGGTGGCGTTCTCGACGTTCCACAGAAGCCCGGGCTCGGAATCGAAGTCGACGAAGCGGCCGTCGAACGGTACCGCGTCGACTGA
- a CDS encoding universal stress protein, producing MQRGFVVVDDTETHRTLLEEAVRFASSDSDDSAELVLFSWLTPERVDENFDALESIEKMEHTSYEAPSPLDSVRQFVRQFAEETLTNLDRSVDYEIVTVVADEDELGTKIIDTAETHGCDHVFITGQKRSPTGKVLFGDVAQQVILNFDGLVTTAMD from the coding sequence ATGCAGCGAGGGTTTGTCGTCGTAGACGATACGGAAACGCATAGAACGCTCCTCGAGGAAGCCGTCAGGTTTGCGAGTAGCGACAGTGATGACAGTGCCGAACTGGTGCTGTTTTCCTGGCTGACGCCCGAACGAGTCGACGAGAACTTCGATGCGTTGGAGTCCATCGAAAAGATGGAACACACGAGCTACGAAGCGCCGTCGCCGCTCGACTCGGTTCGGCAGTTCGTCCGTCAGTTCGCAGAGGAGACACTGACGAACCTTGATAGAAGCGTCGACTACGAGATCGTCACGGTCGTCGCCGACGAGGACGAACTCGGGACGAAAATCATTGACACGGCGGAGACTCACGGCTGTGACCACGTCTTCATCACCGGGCAAAAGCGCTCACCGACCGGAAAAGTTCTCTTCGGCGACGTCGCCCAACAGGTTATCCTCAACTTCGACGGACTGGTCACCACCGCGATGGACTGA
- a CDS encoding NAD-dependent epimerase/dehydratase family protein, giving the protein MDVLVTGVYGRCGTAIIDHLHDRSEYNFTYYNRSDRPDDHPYGGYDTVVGDISEYEMLRDAFEGHDAVIHLAAYPYTDGDWGEIFPPNIIGMYNALEAARDAEVESFIFGSTNHVMGLYEEEHKPEIYSLEHDLVIDHEDPVRPDSYYGASKSFGEDLGRYYVETYDYPMRFYALRICSVRMPENDHPYGDAEIGVDDGMWERGSPEYEEQVARMKATWQSRRDFAHQIDCCLQDDSVEFEIFSGVSDNRRRWYDLEHARAKIGYNPQDDGEEWDEPPE; this is encoded by the coding sequence ATGGATGTACTAGTGACAGGTGTCTACGGACGGTGTGGAACCGCGATAATCGACCATCTCCACGATCGATCGGAGTACAACTTCACGTACTACAACCGCTCTGACAGACCAGACGACCACCCGTACGGCGGGTACGACACCGTCGTCGGAGACATCTCCGAGTACGAGATGCTCCGGGATGCCTTCGAGGGGCACGATGCGGTCATCCACCTCGCAGCCTACCCGTACACGGACGGAGATTGGGGAGAGATTTTCCCGCCGAACATTATCGGGATGTACAACGCGTTGGAGGCCGCCCGTGACGCAGAGGTCGAGTCGTTCATCTTCGGGTCGACAAACCACGTGATGGGACTCTACGAGGAGGAGCACAAGCCGGAGATCTACTCGCTCGAACACGACCTGGTTATCGACCACGAGGATCCCGTCCGTCCCGACTCGTACTACGGCGCGTCGAAGAGTTTCGGCGAGGACCTCGGTCGGTACTACGTCGAAACGTACGACTATCCGATGCGATTTTACGCGCTACGCATCTGCAGCGTCCGAATGCCCGAGAACGACCACCCGTACGGCGACGCCGAGATAGGCGTCGACGACGGAATGTGGGAACGGGGAAGTCCGGAGTACGAAGAACAGGTCGCACGGATGAAGGCGACGTGGCAGTCCCGTCGGGATTTCGCCCACCAGATCGACTGCTGTTTGCAGGACGACTCCGTCGAGTTCGAAATCTTCAGCGGTGTGAGCGACAACCGACGTCGCTGGTACGATCTCGAACACGCGCGCGCGAAAATAGGATATAATCCGCAGGACGACGGCGAGGAATGGGACGAACCGCCCGAGTAA
- a CDS encoding aldehyde dehydrogenase family protein has protein sequence MPTEYGNYIGGEWTESESGETFEVYNPADTKTVLAEYQSSTSDDAETAIQAAVDAQETWASTPAPERGAVLKRAADILDARKDELTETLTAEEGKTLGEAGGEVQRAVDIFHYYAEKARELGGTVKSASGENKQLYTKLEPLGTVSLITPWNYPIAIPAWKLAPALATGNTVVFKPASVAPSVSRALFEALDEAGLPDGVANFMTGSGSKVGSPLAQHEDIDGVSFTGSTGVGTMVSQQAANDLKRVQCEMGGKNPTVVMPSADLDAAVDIVGSGAFGVTGQACTACSRAIVHEDVYDEFVDAVVDYAETLEVGDGSGNADMGPHVTQSELDETLEYVSVGADEGATLETGGERLTGDHYDDGYFVSPAVFSEVDPEMRIAQEEIFGPVLSVIPVSSYEEGVEVANNVEFGLSASIVTQDLSEANHFIEDIEAGVAKVNEKTTGLELHVPFGGYKNSSTNTYREQGDAGLDFFTSTKTVYMNY, from the coding sequence ATGCCGACAGAGTACGGTAATTACATCGGCGGCGAGTGGACAGAATCGGAGTCGGGCGAGACCTTCGAGGTGTACAATCCGGCAGACACCAAGACGGTTCTCGCGGAGTACCAGTCGTCGACGAGCGACGATGCGGAGACAGCCATCCAGGCAGCCGTAGACGCCCAAGAGACGTGGGCGTCGACACCAGCGCCAGAGCGGGGGGCGGTACTGAAGCGCGCGGCCGATATTCTCGACGCACGCAAAGACGAACTGACGGAGACGCTCACCGCCGAAGAGGGGAAGACGCTGGGCGAGGCTGGTGGTGAAGTTCAGCGGGCGGTCGACATCTTCCACTACTACGCGGAGAAAGCGCGCGAACTCGGCGGAACGGTGAAGTCCGCCAGCGGCGAGAACAAACAGCTGTACACGAAGCTCGAGCCGCTCGGAACCGTCTCGCTCATCACCCCGTGGAACTACCCAATTGCGATTCCGGCGTGGAAGCTCGCTCCGGCGCTCGCGACGGGTAATACGGTCGTCTTCAAGCCCGCTTCGGTCGCACCGAGCGTCTCGCGGGCGTTGTTCGAGGCGCTCGACGAGGCGGGACTCCCAGACGGCGTCGCGAACTTCATGACCGGTTCCGGCAGTAAAGTCGGCTCACCACTGGCACAGCACGAGGACATCGACGGAGTGTCGTTCACCGGAAGCACGGGAGTCGGAACGATGGTCTCTCAGCAGGCCGCAAACGACCTCAAGCGCGTCCAGTGCGAGATGGGTGGAAAGAACCCGACCGTCGTCATGCCGAGCGCCGATCTCGACGCGGCCGTCGATATCGTCGGAAGCGGGGCCTTCGGCGTCACTGGGCAGGCCTGCACCGCTTGCTCCCGCGCCATCGTCCACGAGGACGTGTACGACGAGTTCGTCGACGCCGTCGTCGATTACGCGGAGACGCTCGAAGTCGGTGACGGGAGCGGGAACGCCGATATGGGTCCACACGTCACCCAGAGCGAACTCGACGAGACGCTCGAATACGTCTCAGTCGGCGCCGACGAGGGTGCCACCCTCGAGACCGGCGGCGAACGCCTCACCGGAGACCACTACGACGACGGCTACTTCGTCTCTCCGGCCGTCTTCTCCGAGGTCGACCCTGAGATGCGAATCGCTCAGGAGGAGATTTTCGGGCCGGTGCTGTCGGTGATTCCTGTGTCGAGCTACGAGGAAGGCGTCGAAGTCGCCAACAACGTCGAGTTCGGACTCTCCGCGAGCATCGTCACACAGGACCTCTCGGAGGCAAACCACTTCATCGAAGATATCGAGGCGGGCGTGGCGAAGGTCAACGAGAAGACGACGGGGCTGGAACTGCACGTCCCCTTCGGCGGCTACAAGAACTCCTCGACGAACACGTACCGCGAACAGGGCGATGCGGGTCTCGACTTCTTCACCTCAACGAAGACCGTCTACATGAACTACTGA
- a CDS encoding PPC domain-containing DNA-binding protein, with the protein METFESDDGHVIVRLDRGDLALESLTEACSEHDVDTGVVVSGIGTFSNLNIHYVDRTDLPEEKADRNVDLQLDGSWEVTNIGGVVADGEPHLHVTAFDGDRTVGGHLEAGCEVNVLGEFTIRKLEGLSLHRRPGEHSISQLRHR; encoded by the coding sequence ATGGAAACCTTCGAATCCGACGACGGTCACGTCATCGTCCGTCTCGACCGCGGCGACCTCGCACTCGAATCGCTCACTGAGGCATGCAGCGAACACGACGTCGATACGGGCGTCGTCGTCTCCGGCATCGGGACGTTCAGCAACCTGAACATCCACTACGTCGACCGTACCGACCTCCCCGAGGAGAAAGCCGACCGGAACGTCGACCTCCAGCTCGACGGTTCGTGGGAGGTGACGAACATCGGTGGCGTCGTCGCCGACGGCGAACCACATCTCCACGTGACGGCGTTCGATGGCGACCGGACGGTCGGCGGACATCTCGAAGCGGGCTGTGAAGTGAACGTCCTCGGCGAGTTCACGATTCGCAAGCTGGAGGGTCTCTCGTTGCACCGTCGTCCGGGAGAGCACAGTATCTCGCAACTTCGCCATCGGTGA
- a CDS encoding SDR family NAD(P)-dependent oxidoreductase, with translation MSNRLSDTVAVVTGGGSGIGNATCLRLAEEGASIVVVDRDETAAEATAAEVEAQTDQEALAVPTNVADESQVAPMAERVTDRFGRVDALVNNAAIRVEPRPVTEADEESWDRILAVNLKGVAFCSKHLIPSMTAGGSVVNVASNGAAVARPRWSQYDATKGAVVSMTKDMACDHAADEIRVNAVSPGWVITEYHLPDDDDEARRFFEEKTAPHPDGPGVLKRAAAPDEVADAILFLVSEESSFVTATNLPVDGGVAAVGKGFDWDSFAATERSSN, from the coding sequence ATGTCTAACCGACTGTCTGATACGGTCGCCGTCGTCACTGGCGGCGGCAGCGGAATCGGGAACGCAACGTGTCTCCGACTCGCCGAGGAAGGCGCGTCCATCGTCGTGGTCGACCGAGACGAAACGGCCGCCGAGGCGACTGCGGCCGAGGTCGAAGCCCAGACCGACCAAGAAGCGCTCGCCGTCCCGACCAACGTCGCTGACGAATCACAGGTCGCACCGATGGCGGAGCGGGTCACAGACCGGTTCGGTCGCGTCGACGCGCTCGTCAACAACGCTGCCATACGCGTCGAACCGCGACCGGTGACCGAAGCCGACGAGGAGAGTTGGGATCGCATCCTCGCAGTCAATTTGAAGGGCGTCGCATTCTGTTCGAAGCATCTCATTCCCTCGATGACGGCGGGCGGCTCAGTTGTCAACGTCGCCTCGAACGGCGCCGCAGTCGCGCGGCCCAGATGGTCACAGTACGACGCGACGAAGGGCGCGGTTGTCTCCATGACGAAGGATATGGCGTGCGATCACGCTGCCGACGAAATCCGCGTAAACGCCGTCTCTCCGGGGTGGGTCATCACCGAGTACCATCTTCCGGACGACGATGACGAAGCTCGTCGGTTCTTCGAGGAGAAGACGGCACCGCACCCCGACGGCCCCGGCGTGCTCAAGCGCGCTGCCGCTCCCGACGAAGTCGCCGACGCCATTCTCTTTCTCGTTTCCGAGGAGTCGTCGTTCGTCACCGCGACGAACCTCCCAGTCGACGGCGGGGTAGCGGCGGTCGGCAAGGGGTTCGATTGGGACTCGTTCGCTGCTACTGAGAGAAGCAGTAACTGA
- a CDS encoding enolase C-terminal domain-like protein: MEIRDIETIRFTYQSTKVRDEKGHSHPGDPQEKTASITHVVVDGGPDGYCTGGDSRANDLAAKYLTGKDPLEREQIWQQLNRSQRLHKGTFSDSNVSRIDCALWDAAGKHFNVPVYRLLGGHRAKIPAYGSTMVGDDDPEGLGTPEAYADFACDLLEKGYQAIKLHTWMPPYDADPDRVVEACRAVREAVGPDIELMLDSHHYYTRTEAKRIGRALSELDFKWFEEPMDEHSMSSYEWLTNEVDVPVVGPETAEGQMYTRAEWLKNGASDISRVGVTDVGGLTPALKTVHLCQSFNVPCEVHGGNAPNLHLLGAMATPGEYYERGLLHPKYDYDAATPWLTEVVDPLDDDGYVRVPQSPGLGYSFDWEYIEQHRVE; encoded by the coding sequence ATGGAGATAAGAGATATCGAGACGATTCGGTTCACGTATCAGTCGACGAAAGTCCGCGACGAGAAAGGCCACTCCCACCCCGGTGACCCCCAAGAGAAAACAGCCAGCATCACGCACGTCGTCGTCGATGGCGGTCCCGACGGGTACTGTACCGGCGGCGACTCCCGCGCGAACGACCTCGCAGCGAAGTACCTCACGGGGAAGGACCCGCTCGAACGCGAACAGATCTGGCAGCAACTCAATCGCTCGCAGCGCCTGCACAAGGGAACCTTCAGCGACTCGAACGTGTCTCGTATCGACTGTGCGTTGTGGGACGCGGCTGGCAAACATTTCAACGTCCCCGTTTACCGCCTGCTGGGTGGACACAGAGCGAAAATTCCGGCCTACGGAAGCACGATGGTCGGCGACGACGACCCTGAAGGGTTGGGAACGCCTGAGGCGTACGCCGACTTCGCGTGCGACCTACTCGAAAAGGGATACCAAGCAATCAAACTGCACACGTGGATGCCGCCGTACGATGCCGACCCTGACCGCGTCGTCGAGGCGTGCCGCGCCGTCCGCGAGGCGGTCGGCCCGGACATCGAGCTCATGCTCGATTCGCACCACTACTACACCCGCACCGAGGCGAAGCGAATCGGGCGGGCGCTCTCGGAACTCGACTTCAAGTGGTTCGAGGAGCCGATGGACGAGCACTCGATGTCCTCCTACGAGTGGCTGACGAACGAAGTCGACGTCCCGGTCGTCGGACCCGAGACGGCAGAGGGACAGATGTACACGCGCGCGGAGTGGCTCAAAAACGGCGCTTCGGACATCAGTCGCGTCGGCGTCACCGACGTCGGGGGTCTCACGCCGGCACTCAAAACCGTCCACCTCTGCCAGTCGTTCAACGTTCCATGCGAGGTACACGGTGGAAACGCGCCGAATCTGCATCTGCTGGGCGCGATGGCGACGCCCGGCGAGTACTACGAGCGAGGGCTCCTCCACCCGAAGTACGACTACGACGCGGCGACGCCGTGGCTGACCGAGGTGGTCGACCCCCTCGACGACGACGGCTACGTCCGCGTTCCGCAGTCGCCCGGACTCGGTTACTCGTTCGATTGGGAGTACATCGAACAGCACCGAGTCGAGTGA